A stretch of the Amycolatopsis sp. BJA-103 genome encodes the following:
- the glnA gene encoding type I glutamate--ammonia ligase produces the protein MPTTPDDIQRLIADENVEVVDVRFCDLPGVMQHFTVPAKAFNEEAYEEGLAFDGSSVRGFQSIHESDMLLLPDPETARIDPFRKAKTLSLNFFVHDPFTREAYSRDPRNIARKAEQYISEYGVADNVFFGPEAEFYIFDSIRFDSAEHASFHEIDSVEGWWNTGADVPGGNQGYKTKFKGGYFPVPPVDHFADLRDEIVSKLQGSGFEIERAHHEVGTAGQTEINYKYNTLLHAADDLQLFKYIVKNTVFAAGKTATFMPKPLAGDNGSGMHCHQSLWKDGTPLFHDESGYAGLSDTARHYIGGLLKHAPSLLAFTNPTVNSYHRLVPGFEAPVSLVYSQRNRSACVRIPITGNNPKAKRAEFRCPDSSGNPYLAFSAMMMAGLDGIKNKIEPPEPIDKDLYELPPEEAQNVKLVPGDLGAVLDTLEADHDYLLEGGVFTPDVIDTWISYKRENEIDPLRLRPHPYEFSLYYDV, from the coding sequence GTGCCCACTACTCCAGACGACATTCAGCGCCTTATCGCCGACGAGAACGTAGAGGTCGTCGACGTCAGGTTCTGCGACCTGCCCGGCGTTATGCAGCACTTCACCGTTCCGGCGAAGGCGTTCAACGAAGAAGCCTATGAAGAAGGCCTGGCCTTCGATGGCTCCTCGGTGCGTGGGTTCCAGTCGATCCACGAATCCGACATGCTGCTCCTCCCGGACCCCGAAACCGCGCGTATCGACCCGTTCCGCAAGGCGAAGACACTTTCGCTGAACTTCTTCGTGCACGACCCGTTCACCCGCGAGGCGTACAGCCGCGACCCGCGCAACATCGCGCGCAAGGCCGAGCAGTACATCTCCGAGTACGGCGTCGCGGACAACGTGTTCTTCGGCCCGGAGGCCGAGTTCTACATCTTCGACTCGATCCGGTTCGACTCCGCCGAGCACGCCTCGTTCCACGAGATCGACTCCGTCGAGGGCTGGTGGAACACCGGTGCCGACGTGCCGGGCGGCAACCAGGGTTACAAGACGAAGTTCAAGGGCGGCTACTTCCCCGTCCCGCCGGTCGACCACTTCGCCGACCTGCGCGACGAGATCGTCAGCAAGCTGCAGGGTTCCGGTTTCGAGATCGAGCGCGCACACCACGAAGTGGGCACCGCCGGTCAGACCGAGATCAACTACAAGTACAACACGCTGCTGCACGCTGCGGACGACCTGCAGCTGTTCAAGTACATCGTGAAGAACACCGTGTTCGCCGCCGGCAAGACCGCGACGTTCATGCCGAAGCCGCTCGCCGGTGACAACGGCTCGGGTATGCACTGCCACCAGTCGCTGTGGAAGGACGGCACGCCGCTGTTCCACGACGAGTCGGGTTACGCGGGGCTGTCCGACACCGCCCGCCACTACATCGGCGGCCTGCTCAAGCACGCGCCGAGCCTGCTGGCGTTCACCAACCCGACCGTCAACTCGTACCACCGGCTCGTGCCGGGCTTCGAGGCGCCGGTCAGCCTGGTGTACTCGCAGCGGAACCGGTCGGCTTGTGTCCGTATCCCCATCACGGGCAACAACCCGAAGGCCAAGCGCGCCGAGTTCCGGTGCCCGGACTCGTCCGGCAACCCGTACCTGGCGTTCTCGGCAATGATGATGGCCGGTCTCGACGGCATCAAGAACAAGATCGAGCCGCCGGAGCCCATCGACAAGGACCTCTACGAGCTCCCGCCGGAGGAGGCCCAGAACGTCAAGCTCGTTCCTGGCGACCTCGGCGCGGTTCTCGACACGCTCGAGGCCGACCACGACTACCTGCTCGAGGGTGGCGTGTTCACCCCCGACGTGATCGACACGTGGATCTCCTACAAGCGTGAGAACGAGATCGACCCGCTGCGGCTGCGCCCGCACCCGTACGAGTTCTCGCTGTACTACGACGTGTAA
- a CDS encoding bifunctional [glutamine synthetase] adenylyltransferase/[glutamine synthetase]-adenylyl-L-tyrosine phosphorylase: MVERARPTASVARYGFTDPRADGQLRAAGWWTESGPDGSAADVLSALSRSADPDLALSGLDRIREADPAVWTEIDQALRTDRTFRGRLLGVLGTSSALADFLVANTDSWKTLEGDKSTEPDQYVSRLLDHLRSDGELLTGLESEQALRVGYRELLLGIAAADLGHLVEPGLHQPPYAEIGAQLTTLAEAALTVGLLVAESEVGAGVEGRLAVIAMGKCGGRELNYVSDVDVIFVGDGDLSVSTRLASTMMRVVGKACFEVDAALRPEGKAGALVRTLEGHAAYYQKWAKTWEFQALLKARPVAGDAELGRQYAEMVAPKVWAAADRENFVPEVQKMRRRVEGHVPSAYAERELKLGRGGLRDVEFAVQLLQLVHGRIDAELRSSSTMDALAALGEGGYVGRTDAAELGSSYEFLRTIEHRLQLRRLRRTHLFPAASDASELRTIARASGVRPARGRSEGDVLLAEFRRHLQSIRRLHEKLFYRPLLQSVANVPTEALRLTTKQAESRLAALGYAAPDGALQHIKALTAGMSRRAAIQQALLPVLLDLLADTPDPDRGLLSYRKVSEALEQTPWYLRVLRDEGAVVERLAFLLGTSRLVPDLLARAPEVLQLLGDPARLAGRTPAEVATSLRAAVRRQPGLNAAVAAARSLRRHEMLRIASADLLGLLDVPAVCEALSSVWVAVLQGALAAAFRQRQAELGQTPAKIAVIGMGRLGGAELGYGSDADVLFVCEPTEGVSDSEAAKFASSVAETVRKILGAPSPDPALVVDADLRPEGRSGPLVRTLESYRSYYGRWAEVWESQALLRARFIAGDDDLGARFIEMIDPIRYPQAGLDAVRVREIRRIKARVETERMPKGADPTRHTKLGRGGLADVEWTVQLMQLRHGHEVAGLRTTSTIEALKAAVEAGLAEPAEIESLTEAWLLATRVRNAGMLVRGKAVDEIPSSGRDLAAVARVLGYSADDDPGEFLDAYRRTTRRAHAVVETLFYQDRPL, translated from the coding sequence ATGGTTGAGCGAGCCAGGCCGACCGCTTCCGTGGCGAGATACGGCTTCACCGACCCCCGTGCCGACGGGCAGCTGCGTGCTGCCGGTTGGTGGACCGAATCCGGCCCGGACGGCTCCGCCGCGGACGTGCTGTCAGCACTGTCCCGCTCGGCGGACCCTGATCTGGCCTTGAGCGGGCTCGACCGAATCAGGGAGGCCGACCCGGCCGTCTGGACTGAGATCGACCAGGCACTTCGCACTGACCGCACCTTCCGAGGCCGCTTGCTCGGGGTTCTGGGTACGTCGAGTGCGCTCGCGGACTTCCTGGTCGCGAACACCGACAGCTGGAAGACCCTCGAAGGCGATAAGAGCACTGAGCCGGATCAGTATGTGAGCCGCCTTCTTGACCATTTGCGGTCGGACGGAGAGCTGCTCACAGGGCTCGAGTCAGAGCAGGCTCTTCGCGTCGGGTACCGCGAACTACTCCTCGGAATCGCGGCTGCCGACCTCGGTCATCTCGTCGAACCCGGCCTCCATCAACCGCCCTACGCCGAGATCGGGGCTCAGCTCACCACGCTGGCCGAGGCCGCACTCACGGTGGGGCTTCTGGTCGCGGAATCAGAGGTGGGAGCCGGTGTCGAAGGTCGGCTGGCCGTGATCGCGATGGGCAAATGCGGCGGTCGAGAGCTGAACTATGTGAGCGATGTGGACGTCATCTTCGTGGGTGACGGAGATCTTTCGGTCTCGACGCGGCTGGCCAGCACGATGATGCGCGTGGTCGGCAAGGCATGCTTCGAGGTCGATGCGGCGTTGCGTCCGGAGGGTAAGGCGGGCGCTCTGGTCCGCACCCTCGAGGGCCACGCCGCCTACTACCAGAAATGGGCCAAGACCTGGGAGTTCCAGGCTTTGCTCAAAGCGCGGCCGGTCGCAGGCGACGCCGAGCTCGGGCGTCAGTACGCGGAGATGGTCGCACCGAAAGTGTGGGCTGCGGCCGATCGGGAGAACTTCGTCCCCGAGGTGCAGAAGATGCGGCGCCGCGTCGAAGGCCATGTGCCGTCCGCGTACGCCGAGCGGGAGCTGAAGCTGGGACGTGGCGGTCTTCGCGATGTCGAGTTCGCCGTGCAGTTGCTGCAGCTGGTCCACGGCCGAATCGATGCAGAGCTGCGTTCATCGTCCACGATGGACGCACTCGCTGCTCTAGGGGAAGGCGGGTACGTCGGCCGCACGGACGCCGCGGAGCTCGGATCGTCGTACGAATTCCTCCGGACCATCGAGCATCGACTCCAGCTTCGCCGGCTACGGCGTACGCACCTGTTCCCTGCCGCTTCGGACGCCAGCGAATTGCGGACGATCGCGAGGGCGAGCGGTGTACGGCCCGCTCGCGGCAGGAGCGAAGGGGACGTGCTGCTGGCGGAGTTCCGCCGCCACTTGCAAAGCATCCGCCGTCTTCACGAGAAGCTCTTCTACCGGCCTCTGCTGCAGTCCGTCGCGAACGTGCCGACCGAAGCGCTGCGGTTGACGACGAAACAGGCGGAAAGCCGACTCGCCGCGCTCGGGTACGCCGCACCGGATGGGGCGCTGCAGCACATCAAGGCGCTGACTGCGGGAATGTCGCGCAGGGCGGCTATCCAACAGGCCTTGCTGCCGGTCTTGCTGGACCTTCTCGCCGACACCCCGGACCCCGACCGCGGACTTCTGTCTTACCGGAAAGTCTCGGAAGCGCTCGAACAAACGCCTTGGTACCTCAGGGTTCTTCGTGACGAGGGTGCCGTTGTCGAGCGGCTCGCCTTCCTCCTGGGTACGTCACGACTGGTGCCCGATCTGCTGGCGAGAGCGCCGGAAGTCCTGCAGTTGCTCGGTGATCCCGCGCGGCTGGCCGGTCGCACTCCGGCCGAAGTGGCCACTTCTCTGCGAGCCGCGGTTCGTCGGCAGCCAGGCTTGAACGCCGCGGTCGCGGCCGCGAGATCGCTCCGGCGGCACGAGATGCTGCGGATCGCGTCCGCGGACCTGCTGGGTTTGCTTGACGTTCCCGCCGTCTGCGAGGCGTTGTCGAGCGTGTGGGTCGCCGTGTTGCAGGGTGCGTTGGCCGCGGCCTTTCGGCAGCGGCAGGCAGAGCTCGGCCAGACACCGGCCAAGATCGCTGTCATCGGCATGGGACGTCTGGGAGGGGCGGAACTCGGTTATGGCTCCGACGCGGACGTCCTCTTCGTCTGCGAGCCGACCGAGGGAGTGTCGGACTCCGAAGCAGCGAAGTTCGCTTCCTCTGTCGCCGAGACGGTGCGCAAGATTCTCGGCGCGCCCAGCCCTGACCCGGCATTGGTCGTCGACGCCGATCTCCGTCCTGAGGGGCGGAGTGGTCCGTTGGTGCGAACCCTCGAGTCCTATCGCAGCTACTACGGGCGGTGGGCGGAGGTCTGGGAATCGCAAGCGCTGCTCCGGGCCCGGTTCATCGCCGGTGACGACGACCTCGGTGCCCGGTTCATCGAGATGATCGACCCCATTCGCTATCCGCAGGCCGGCCTCGACGCGGTCCGGGTGCGGGAGATCAGGCGGATCAAGGCGCGGGTGGAGACGGAGCGGATGCCCAAGGGCGCCGACCCGACACGGCATACGAAGCTCGGGCGCGGAGGGCTCGCCGACGTGGAGTGGACCGTACAGCTCATGCAACTGCGGCATGGGCACGAAGTTGCGGGCCTTCGGACCACGTCGACGATCGAAGCGCTGAAGGCGGCGGTGGAGGCAGGGCTAGCCGAGCCCGCCGAGATCGAATCCCTGACCGAAGCCTGGTTGCTGGCGACGAGAGTCCGGAACGCCGGGATGCTGGTCAGGGGTAAAGCCGTCGACGAGATCCCCAGCTCTGGTCGAGATCTCGCCGCGGTCGCGCGGGTGCTCGGCTACTCCGCCGACGACGATCCCGGCGAGTTTCTGGACGCCTACCGGCGGACGACGCGGCGCGCCCATGCGGTCGTGGAGACCCTCTTTTACCAGGACCGACCGCTCTGA
- a CDS encoding WhiB family transcriptional regulator: MSSAIAFAPGEALPFADAGVVDLLDAIDSPESMLPCRSGDADLWFAESPAELERAKASCADCPVRSACLAGALSRREPWGVWGGEIFERGVVVARKRPRGRPRKNPVVEPAAEARPVAHKVERSAAA; the protein is encoded by the coding sequence ATGTCATCGGCCATAGCTTTCGCGCCGGGGGAGGCTCTGCCCTTCGCCGACGCAGGCGTCGTCGACCTGCTCGACGCCATCGACTCGCCCGAGTCGATGCTTCCCTGCCGTTCGGGCGACGCGGACCTTTGGTTCGCCGAGTCGCCGGCAGAACTCGAGCGCGCGAAGGCGTCCTGCGCGGACTGCCCGGTCCGTTCCGCCTGCCTCGCGGGTGCCCTTTCGCGGCGTGAGCCGTGGGGTGTCTGGGGTGGCGAGATCTTCGAGCGCGGCGTTGTCGTCGCACGGAAGCGGCCCCGTGGCCGTCCCCGCAAGAACCCTGTCGTCGAGCCCGCCGCCGAGGCGCGTCCCGTTGCGCACAAGGTCGAGCGGAGCGCTGCGGCATGA
- a CDS encoding DUF4191 domain-containing protein, translating into MAGKQDKEAAKLAKKEKRAASKARRGQIFEAFKMQRKEDKALIPWMAGSLLVITGVVFGIGFIFDVHWVVLPLGILLGALAAVIIFGRRVQKTVYSKADGQPGAAAWALENMRGRWKVTPTVAATTQLDAVHRVLGGPGVVLVAEGAPHRVKSLLAQEKKRVSRLIGETPIYNVIIGNEEQQVPLKKLQGYLMKLPRNLKPAQVDALEAKLAALGSRGAAMPKGPMPAGAKMRNVQRTIRRR; encoded by the coding sequence ATGGCGGGAAAGCAGGACAAGGAAGCAGCGAAGCTGGCCAAGAAGGAGAAGCGCGCCGCGAGCAAGGCTCGCCGCGGGCAGATCTTCGAGGCCTTCAAGATGCAGCGCAAGGAAGACAAGGCGCTCATCCCCTGGATGGCCGGATCGCTCCTGGTCATCACCGGTGTCGTGTTCGGTATCGGGTTCATCTTCGACGTCCACTGGGTCGTGCTGCCGCTGGGCATTCTGCTCGGCGCGCTCGCCGCTGTGATCATCTTCGGCAGGCGGGTCCAGAAGACCGTGTACTCGAAGGCCGATGGACAGCCGGGTGCCGCGGCCTGGGCACTCGAGAACATGCGAGGTCGCTGGAAGGTGACGCCGACCGTGGCGGCCACGACCCAGCTCGACGCCGTGCACCGAGTGCTCGGTGGCCCGGGTGTCGTACTCGTCGCCGAAGGCGCGCCGCACCGCGTGAAGTCCCTGCTCGCGCAGGAGAAGAAGCGTGTATCCCGCTTGATCGGTGAGACCCCGATCTACAACGTGATCATCGGGAACGAAGAGCAGCAGGTGCCGCTGAAGAAGCTGCAGGGCTACCTCATGAAGCTCCCCCGCAACCTCAAGCCCGCCCAGGTCGACGCCCTGGAAGCCAAGCTGGCCGCCCTCGGCAGCCGCGGCGCCGCGATGCCGAAGGGCCCGATGCCCGCCGGCGCGAAGATGCGCAACGTCCAGCGCACGATCCGCCGCCGCTGA
- a CDS encoding acyl-CoA thioesterase produces the protein MTVREPFRTRIKVRHYELDTLGHLNHAVYHSYGEVSRLELMELAGGLNSGMRDANLAFVLLESHIVFRRELRAGDVVDVTCDAKFGTGKTFHMDSNIYKVDGTLSAEITCTLGLMDLERRKLVDDPRGRIERAGVDLKVLSTSE, from the coding sequence GTGACTGTGCGCGAACCATTTCGCACCCGGATCAAGGTGCGGCACTACGAGCTGGACACTCTCGGCCATCTCAACCACGCCGTCTACCACTCGTACGGCGAGGTCTCCAGACTCGAGCTGATGGAGCTCGCCGGTGGCCTCAACTCGGGCATGCGAGACGCGAATCTCGCCTTTGTGCTGCTTGAGTCCCACATCGTGTTCCGGCGCGAGCTCCGGGCCGGTGACGTCGTCGACGTGACCTGTGATGCCAAGTTCGGTACCGGCAAGACCTTCCACATGGACTCGAACATCTACAAGGTCGACGGCACCCTCTCCGCGGAAATCACGTGCACCCTGGGGCTGATGGATCTCGAACGACGCAAGCTGGTGGATGATCCACGCGGCCGTATCGAGCGGGCAGGCGTCGATCTGAAGGTTCTCTCCACTTCGGAGTAG
- a CDS encoding ABC1 kinase family protein, with translation MTDSRNAEDRDSAIPRNGAARTAKLASIPLGIAGRAVGGWGRRLTGQSAEEVNATLSAKAAEQLFEVLGTLKGGAMKFGQALSVFEAAVPDEMAKPYREALTKLQAAAPPMPTRQTHRVLAEQLGRTWQQRFAAFDDKPAASASIGQVHRATWHDGREVAVKVQYPGADDALRSDLRQLQRFSRLFQAFVPGTEVKPLLAELAERMNEELDYQAEAQNQRAFVKAFESVPGFLIPRVVASAPKVIVTEWVTGTPLSKIIAGGDKEARDRAGRLLTEFHYSSPERARLLHSDPHPGNFMLTDDGRLCVIDFGGVSRLPEGIPQHLGEMTRLALDGESSKLMRLLRESGFIRADADLQADDVLAYLAPFTEPLAGETFHFTRRWMQRQAGRVGDTRGRDFRIGRSLNLPPEYLMIHRVTAGSTGILCQLDAEIPARAIVERWQPGFAA, from the coding sequence GTGACCGACTCCCGCAACGCCGAGGACCGTGACTCAGCCATCCCCCGCAACGGGGCGGCGCGAACGGCGAAGCTGGCCAGTATTCCGCTCGGCATAGCGGGCCGGGCGGTCGGAGGCTGGGGCAGGCGGCTGACCGGGCAGAGCGCCGAAGAGGTCAACGCGACGCTGTCCGCCAAGGCCGCGGAGCAGCTCTTCGAGGTCCTCGGCACGCTCAAAGGCGGCGCCATGAAGTTCGGCCAGGCGCTGAGTGTCTTCGAGGCAGCGGTGCCGGATGAGATGGCGAAGCCCTACCGCGAAGCCCTGACGAAGCTTCAGGCCGCGGCACCGCCCATGCCCACCCGGCAGACCCACCGGGTCCTCGCCGAGCAGCTGGGACGCACCTGGCAGCAGCGCTTCGCCGCCTTCGACGACAAGCCTGCCGCGTCCGCGAGCATCGGCCAGGTCCACCGCGCGACCTGGCACGACGGCCGCGAAGTCGCCGTCAAGGTCCAGTACCCCGGAGCCGACGACGCGTTGCGGAGCGACCTCCGGCAGCTCCAGCGTTTCAGCAGGCTGTTCCAGGCCTTCGTGCCCGGGACCGAGGTGAAACCCCTCCTGGCGGAACTCGCCGAGCGGATGAACGAGGAACTCGACTACCAGGCGGAAGCCCAGAACCAGCGCGCTTTCGTGAAGGCCTTCGAGAGCGTCCCCGGGTTCTTGATCCCCCGCGTGGTCGCCAGCGCGCCGAAGGTCATCGTCACGGAGTGGGTCACCGGCACTCCCTTGTCGAAAATCATCGCCGGCGGGGACAAGGAGGCGCGGGATCGCGCGGGCCGCCTGCTCACCGAGTTCCACTACTCGTCGCCGGAACGGGCCAGGCTCCTGCACTCGGACCCGCATCCGGGCAACTTCATGCTGACCGACGACGGCAGGCTGTGCGTGATCGACTTCGGCGGTGTGTCCCGGCTGCCCGAGGGGATTCCGCAGCACCTCGGCGAGATGACCAGGCTGGCGCTCGACGGTGAGTCTTCGAAGCTCATGCGACTGCTCAGGGAGTCCGGCTTCATCCGGGCCGACGCGGATCTGCAGGCCGATGACGTGCTCGCCTACCTGGCGCCGTTCACCGAACCGCTGGCGGGCGAAACGTTCCATTTCACCCGCCGCTGGATGCAGCGGCAGGCGGGCCGCGTCGGCGACACCCGGGGCCGGGACTTCCGGATCGGCCGCTCGCTCAACCTGCCGCCCGAGTACCTGATGATCCATCGGGTGACCGCCGGATCGACCGGCATCCTCTGTCAGCTCGACGCCGAGATCCCCGCCCGCGCGATCGTCGAACGGTGGCAGCCGGGCTTCGCAGCCTGA
- a CDS encoding RDD family protein yields the protein MARWTGEWLPGAGDETTAGGEGTQRWRGERLGLPQSGVGSVAGGGARLLGLIIDLVLASLVTTLFVTPSLQDPAVMQTFNLWSVGVWAAITVIPATFFGFTPGMAVVGIRVARLDGAQMVGVWRAVVRAALTFLIIPAALRNIDGRSWLDRLTGTVVIRMR from the coding sequence GTGGCGAGATGGACCGGAGAATGGCTACCCGGAGCCGGGGACGAGACGACGGCCGGTGGCGAGGGTACGCAGCGGTGGCGCGGTGAGCGACTTGGCTTGCCCCAATCGGGTGTCGGCTCGGTGGCGGGCGGTGGGGCACGCCTCCTCGGGCTGATCATCGACTTGGTGCTCGCCTCACTGGTCACCACTCTCTTCGTGACCCCCAGCCTCCAGGACCCGGCCGTCATGCAGACCTTCAACCTGTGGTCGGTGGGCGTCTGGGCGGCGATCACGGTCATCCCCGCGACCTTCTTCGGCTTCACCCCCGGTATGGCAGTGGTCGGAATCCGCGTCGCCAGGCTCGACGGCGCGCAGATGGTCGGAGTGTGGCGCGCCGTCGTGCGGGCCGCGCTGACCTTCCTGATCATCCCGGCAGCGCTCCGCAACATCGACGGCCGAAGCTGGCTCGACCGGCTGACCGGAACCGTCGTGATCCGCATGCGGTGA
- a CDS encoding class I SAM-dependent methyltransferase yields the protein MAVHTHDDIDWADRLRSLRMAEALDAEPTRVAARRLLDGMPEGPTIVDVGCGAGGMSVLFAEELTAAGARIVLVDATEHLLAEAHRVVSAAAGDKATVETVHADVADDGLPAKLPAADLVWASRVVHHLPDQQAAIDTLASLARPGGLVAISEGGLDFNCLPWDLGIGRPGIEGRLLAARGEWFAEMRAGIPGSVSMPYGWNIALKRSGLDDVDSFGVLIHHSAPGPELLREFVIERMTWLTEVAGDLLGDDDRETVAALLDPASSAFLGARQDLFLQGAKTIHCGRRP from the coding sequence ATGGCCGTACACACGCACGACGACATCGACTGGGCGGATCGGCTTCGGTCGCTTCGTATGGCCGAGGCGCTCGACGCCGAGCCGACGCGGGTGGCGGCCCGCCGGCTGCTGGATGGCATGCCGGAAGGGCCGACCATCGTCGACGTCGGCTGCGGCGCTGGCGGGATGAGCGTGCTCTTCGCCGAGGAGCTCACTGCCGCCGGTGCCAGGATCGTGCTGGTCGACGCGACAGAGCATCTGCTGGCCGAAGCGCACCGGGTCGTCAGCGCGGCCGCGGGGGACAAGGCCACCGTCGAGACGGTCCATGCCGACGTCGCCGACGACGGATTGCCCGCCAAGCTTCCTGCCGCCGACCTCGTCTGGGCCTCACGCGTGGTGCATCACCTGCCCGATCAGCAGGCTGCGATCGACACCCTCGCCAGCCTTGCCCGCCCCGGCGGGCTGGTCGCCATCTCCGAGGGCGGCCTGGACTTCAACTGTCTCCCCTGGGACCTCGGCATAGGCCGTCCCGGGATCGAGGGGCGATTGCTCGCCGCGCGAGGCGAGTGGTTCGCCGAGATGCGAGCGGGCATCCCCGGCTCCGTCTCCATGCCCTACGGCTGGAACATCGCACTGAAGCGGTCAGGTCTCGACGACGTCGATTCCTTCGGGGTGCTCATCCACCACTCGGCGCCCGGGCCGGAACTGTTGCGCGAGTTCGTCATCGAGCGGATGACCTGGCTGACCGAGGTGGCAGGCGATCTCCTGGGCGACGACGATCGCGAAACCGTGGCCGCCCTGCTGGATCCGGCGAGCTCCGCCTTCCTCGGCGCGCGCCAGGACCTGTTCCTGCAGGGGGCGAAGACGATCCATTGTGGACGGCGGCCGTGA
- a CDS encoding ATP-dependent DNA helicase UvrD2 produces the protein MVSASSPKSRPGLLDGLDPEQRAAACAPRGPVCVLAGAGTGKTRTITHRIAHLVRSGHVAAGQVLAVTFTTRAAGEMRARLRGLGVDAAQALTFHAAARRQLRYFWPQVVGDRPWELLENKFRYISQAANKAGLGTETELLRDLASEIEWSKASLVSPDDYPAVAARTQRDTPAPSSQVAEVYRNYEKVKNAAQVLDFDDLLLHTTAVLEEHTVVAQEFRERYRCFVVDEYQDVTPLQQRLLDAWLGGRDDLTVVGDANQTIYSFGGASPRPLLEFTRRFPEATVVRLERDYRSTPEVVALANQVIGAARGRPAGSRLKLIGQRPSGPVPRFAEYDDETAEAAAVARRIRDLLDGGVAASEIAVLYRVNAQSEAYEQALAEVGIPYLVRGGERFFARAEVRQAMSALRMASTDADTGELVTRVRSVLAKVGLTDQPPAGGAAKERWDALLSIVELAEELASTVEDADLPRFVAELEQRANAQHPPTVEGITLASLHAAKGLEWDAVFLVGLAEGTMPILHADGDDAAIEEERRLFYVGVTRAREHLSLSWALARTAGNRRNRRRSRFLYGLIPEDHPAARVARSQQPKQPGTKARCRVCGGPLLETLDIKLGRCSRCPSNVDEQLLEKLRSWRGERSRELKVPAFVVFTDATLVAIAEQRPTDDTALCAISGIGATKLERFGAEVLDVVRASVES, from the coding sequence GTGGTTAGCGCATCGTCCCCGAAGAGTCGTCCAGGCCTGCTCGATGGGCTCGATCCCGAGCAACGCGCCGCCGCCTGCGCGCCGAGGGGGCCGGTCTGTGTGCTCGCCGGAGCGGGAACCGGCAAGACGCGGACGATCACGCATCGCATCGCCCATTTGGTCCGCTCCGGACACGTCGCCGCTGGTCAGGTCCTCGCAGTCACCTTCACGACCCGCGCCGCGGGTGAGATGCGCGCGCGCCTTCGGGGCTTGGGTGTCGACGCCGCCCAGGCGCTCACTTTTCACGCCGCCGCTCGCCGCCAGCTCCGGTACTTCTGGCCGCAGGTCGTCGGGGACCGGCCCTGGGAGCTGCTCGAGAACAAGTTCCGCTACATCAGCCAAGCCGCCAACAAGGCCGGTCTCGGCACCGAGACGGAGCTCCTGCGCGACCTCGCCAGTGAGATCGAGTGGAGCAAGGCCTCTTTGGTATCGCCGGACGACTACCCGGCCGTCGCCGCGCGTACGCAGCGGGACACCCCAGCCCCCTCGTCGCAGGTCGCGGAGGTGTACCGCAACTACGAGAAGGTCAAGAACGCCGCGCAGGTCCTCGATTTCGACGATCTGCTCCTGCACACCACGGCCGTTCTCGAGGAGCACACGGTGGTGGCCCAGGAGTTTCGCGAGCGCTACCGCTGCTTCGTCGTCGACGAGTACCAGGACGTCACCCCACTGCAGCAACGGTTGCTCGACGCGTGGCTCGGCGGCCGCGACGACCTGACCGTGGTCGGCGACGCCAACCAGACCATCTATTCGTTCGGGGGCGCCTCGCCCCGGCCGCTGCTGGAGTTCACGCGACGGTTCCCCGAGGCGACGGTCGTGAGGCTCGAGCGGGATTACCGCTCGACTCCGGAGGTCGTGGCTCTCGCCAATCAGGTGATCGGTGCCGCCCGCGGCCGTCCCGCGGGGTCGAGGCTGAAACTCATCGGCCAGCGACCCTCGGGGCCTGTCCCGCGTTTCGCCGAGTACGACGACGAGACCGCCGAGGCGGCCGCAGTCGCACGCAGGATCCGTGATTTGCTCGACGGCGGAGTTGCGGCCAGCGAGATCGCGGTGCTCTACCGAGTCAACGCCCAGTCAGAGGCCTATGAGCAGGCACTGGCGGAGGTGGGCATCCCGTACCTGGTCCGCGGCGGCGAGCGATTCTTCGCCAGGGCCGAGGTCCGGCAGGCGATGTCGGCATTGCGGATGGCGTCGACCGACGCCGACACCGGCGAGCTCGTGACCAGGGTTCGCTCCGTGCTCGCGAAGGTGGGGCTCACCGACCAGCCCCCGGCCGGAGGTGCGGCGAAGGAGCGATGGGACGCGCTTTTGTCGATCGTCGAGCTGGCGGAGGAGCTGGCTTCCACCGTCGAGGACGCCGACCTGCCCCGATTCGTGGCGGAGCTCGAGCAGCGGGCGAACGCACAGCACCCGCCGACGGTGGAGGGCATCACCCTGGCCTCGCTTCACGCGGCGAAGGGCCTCGAGTGGGACGCCGTGTTCCTCGTAGGGCTTGCCGAGGGGACCATGCCGATCCTCCATGCCGACGGTGACGACGCGGCCATCGAAGAAGAGCGCCGTCTTTTCTACGTCGGCGTCACTCGAGCACGAGAGCACCTCTCGCTGTCGTGGGCCTTGGCCAGGACGGCGGGAAACCGCCGCAATCGGCGACGCAGCCGATTCCTCTACGGACTGATCCCCGAAGACCACCCGGCGGCGAGGGTCGCCCGATCCCAGCAGCCGAAGCAGCCCGGTACCAAGGCGCGGTGCCGGGTATGCGGCGGGCCGCTCTTGGAGACCCTGGACATCAAGCTGGGCCGCTGCTCCCGTTGCCCGTCCAACGTGGACGAGCAACTGCTCGAAAAGCTGAGGTCCTGGCGAGGAGAACGCTCTCGCGAGCTCAAGGTGCCGGCCTTCGTCGTCTTCACGGACGCGACCCTGGTCGCCATCGCCGAGCAGCGTCCGACCGATGACACAGCGTTGTGTGCGATCTCCGGGATCGGCGCGACGAAGCTCGAACGCTTCGGAGCGGAAGTTCTCGACGTCGTACGGGCCTCGGTGGAGTCTTGA